A single window of Channa argus isolate prfri chromosome 12, Channa argus male v1.0, whole genome shotgun sequence DNA harbors:
- the LOC137137437 gene encoding uncharacterized protein isoform X1, with amino-acid sequence MLFGLALCLLTVPLTETLSLLPLSGEEPASPCPPRWHLFGQRCFAFYPVWSSWSAAESLCFQTGGNLVSLHTPEDMGFLRQIANTTIPVWLGAYKAAQFGSWFWSDEFPFRIRSWNNRSLGKTRENWACLEMAPKSEELRRAPCGELRFYICSTRASGLRFIKFPQTHLLCSRSIVVPSSRKPVDPGIVHGVSVFDVIWGYSDLLAEEILHSSSFVRQLWSGRLSEHCYASFIQQETLYLHRVSSTLEVLMSRLQETDSMRSLLLDTVQHYSNRNQSLLTSPVPQWLHFSLQTFHSVVLEEPVYWLVALSAQAVLHNFLFDELLLNQDRPRRLSGSVVGTFYQTWRKESLKKVAWTQRYKKVIEEHRDQIDTFKAINIFRQHMMNQKRLHQAVTCDCENDLL; translated from the exons ATGTTGTTTGGGTTGGCTCTTTGTCTCCTAACTGTCCCCCTGACTGAGACGTTGTCCTTACTGCCCCTGTCAG GAGAGGAACCAGCCTCGCCGTGCCCACCTCGATGGCATCTGTTCGGGCAGAGATGCTTCGCTTTTTACCCTGTGTGGAGCTCCTGGAGCGCCGCCGAA tcccTGTGCTTTCAGACAGGTGGTAACCTTGTGTCACTACACACACCAGAAGACATGGGCTTTCTCCGTCAGATTGCAAACACCACCATTCCTGTGTGGTTAGGTGCATACAAGGCAGCACAG TTTGGCTCTTGGTTTTGGAGTGATGAATTCCCATTCAGGATCAGGAGCTGGAACAATCGGAGTTTGGGGAAGACCAGGGAAAACTGGGCTTGCTTGGAAATGGCAccaaaaa GTGAGGAGCTACGCAGAGCCCCCTGTGGAGAGCTGAGATTCTACATCTGCTCCACCAGAGCCAG TGGACTCAGGTTCATCAAGTTCCCTCAGACACACCTACTTTG CTCCAGGTCGATTGTCGTCCCCAGCAGCAGGAAACCTGTGGATCCAG GCATCGTCCatggtgtgagtgtgtttgatgTTATCTGGGGTTACAGTGATTTGCTGGCTGAGGAGATTCTCCACTCGTCCTCTTTCGTCAGACAGCTGTGGTCCGGTCGTCTGTCGGAGCACTGCTATGCCAGCTTCATCCAGCAGGAGACGCTCTATCTGCACAGAGTCAGCAGCACActagag GTCCTGATGAGTCGTCTGCAAGAAACAGACAGCATGAGATCACTGCTGCTGGACACAGTTCAACACTACAGCAACAGAAACCAG AGCCTCCTCACCTCACCTGTACCACAGTGGCTCCACTTCTCTCTCCAAACGTTCCACTCAGTGGTTTTAGAGGAACCGGTTTATTGGTTGGTGGCTCTGTCTGCTCAAGCCGTCCTCCACAACTTTCTGTTCGATGAACTGCTCCTCAACCAGGACAGACCCCGTCGGCTGTCTGGGTCTGTGGTGGGGACCTTCTACCAGACGTGGAGAAAGGAGAGTTTGAAGAAAGTGGCGTGGACACAGAG GTACAAAAAGGTGATAGAGGAACACCGGGATCAGATCGACACATTTAAAGCCATAAACATCTTCAGACAACACATGATGAACCAGAAACGTCTCCACCAAGCTGT aACATGTGATTGTGAGAATGACTTACTATGA
- the LOC137137437 gene encoding uncharacterized protein isoform X2, protein MGFLRQIANTTIPVWLGAYKAAQFGSWFWSDEFPFRIRSWNNRSLGKTRENWACLEMAPKSEELRRAPCGELRFYICSTRASGLRFIKFPQTHLLCSRSIVVPSSRKPVDPGIVHGVSVFDVIWGYSDLLAEEILHSSSFVRQLWSGRLSEHCYASFIQQETLYLHRVSSTLEVLMSRLQETDSMRSLLLDTVQHYSNRNQSLLTSPVPQWLHFSLQTFHSVVLEEPVYWLVALSAQAVLHNFLFDELLLNQDRPRRLSGSVVGTFYQTWRKESLKKVAWTQRYKKVIEEHRDQIDTFKAINIFRQHMMNQKRLHQAVTCDCENDLL, encoded by the exons ATGGGCTTTCTCCGTCAGATTGCAAACACCACCATTCCTGTGTGGTTAGGTGCATACAAGGCAGCACAG TTTGGCTCTTGGTTTTGGAGTGATGAATTCCCATTCAGGATCAGGAGCTGGAACAATCGGAGTTTGGGGAAGACCAGGGAAAACTGGGCTTGCTTGGAAATGGCAccaaaaa GTGAGGAGCTACGCAGAGCCCCCTGTGGAGAGCTGAGATTCTACATCTGCTCCACCAGAGCCAG TGGACTCAGGTTCATCAAGTTCCCTCAGACACACCTACTTTG CTCCAGGTCGATTGTCGTCCCCAGCAGCAGGAAACCTGTGGATCCAG GCATCGTCCatggtgtgagtgtgtttgatgTTATCTGGGGTTACAGTGATTTGCTGGCTGAGGAGATTCTCCACTCGTCCTCTTTCGTCAGACAGCTGTGGTCCGGTCGTCTGTCGGAGCACTGCTATGCCAGCTTCATCCAGCAGGAGACGCTCTATCTGCACAGAGTCAGCAGCACActagag GTCCTGATGAGTCGTCTGCAAGAAACAGACAGCATGAGATCACTGCTGCTGGACACAGTTCAACACTACAGCAACAGAAACCAG AGCCTCCTCACCTCACCTGTACCACAGTGGCTCCACTTCTCTCTCCAAACGTTCCACTCAGTGGTTTTAGAGGAACCGGTTTATTGGTTGGTGGCTCTGTCTGCTCAAGCCGTCCTCCACAACTTTCTGTTCGATGAACTGCTCCTCAACCAGGACAGACCCCGTCGGCTGTCTGGGTCTGTGGTGGGGACCTTCTACCAGACGTGGAGAAAGGAGAGTTTGAAGAAAGTGGCGTGGACACAGAG GTACAAAAAGGTGATAGAGGAACACCGGGATCAGATCGACACATTTAAAGCCATAAACATCTTCAGACAACACATGATGAACCAGAAACGTCTCCACCAAGCTGT aACATGTGATTGTGAGAATGACTTACTATGA